CGGCAGCTTCCTGGTCCGGGAGAGCGAGAGCAGCCCCGGACAGCTGTCGATATCCCTCCGCTATGAGGGCAGAGTGTATCACTACCGGATCAACACGTCTTCTGATGGAAAGGTAGAGTGAAGAGCAAAGGGTGGTTGACCAATGCCTGCATGCTCCATATTTCATGATTCTCGTCAATTGTTTTGTTCACAGTAAGGTCAAGTTCTGTGCTGCTTTCTCTGTAGTTTGGTTTTAGGTTTTCGACAGCATTTAATTAACCTGGGTCCTTCTCGCTGTCCCTCAGGTGTACGTGACGTCTGAGAGTCGTTTTGCCACCTTGGCCGAGCTGGTCCACCATCACTCCACCGTAGCCGACGGCCTGGTCACCACCCTGCACTACCCAGCGCCCAAATGTAACAAGCCCACAGTGTACGGCGTGTCCCCCATCCACGACAAGTGGGAGATGGAGCGCACGGATATCACCATGAAGCACAAGCTGGGAGGCGGCCAGTATGGGGAGGTGTACGTGGGAGTGTGGAAGAAGTACAACCTCACGGTGGCTGTCAAAACACTCAAAGTAAGAAGCAATGTCGCTGAGTCAATGTGGGAAGCGGGTTTGTGAAAGTGGTTATAGATCGCCACCTGTAGGCAAACTTTGGAAATGCACGTTCTGAATCCTTCCAAGTCTTTCCAACCCACTAAGTTTCCACTTttccttttgccttttttccccccacacttTCCATACTTAAAGGAGGATACCATGGAAGTTGAAGAATTTCTGAAAGAAGCAGCAGTTATGAAGGAGGTTAAACACCCGAACCTCGTTCAACTCCTAGGTCAGTATATTCATGAACGCTGATTCTGTCTTATTCTCTAGAACCAAACCAATTTCCATGCAACATTTATCTCGATGCCTTCTAAGTGGTCCCGGATCTGTCTTTGGGAGACTCATTTACTTTTAGCGGTTGTTGGCATCTCTGTTCTAACTGCTGCCCTTCCACAGGCGTGTGTACGTTGGAGCCTCCGTTCTACATCGTAACGGAGTACATGCCTCACGGCAACCTTCTGGACTACTTGAGAGATtgtgacaaagaggaggtgAACGCTGTGGTGCTGCTCTACATGGCCACACAGATCTCCTCTGCCATGGAATACCTGGAGAAGAAGAACTTCATACACAGGTAAAGGGACactcagacgtgtgtgtgtgtgtgtgtgtgtgtgtgtgtgtgtttttctgtgcctCATTTGTCGCTGAAATCTAATTtctgtctctttcctcctctctttttctctttcctcaggGATCTCGCAGCCAGGAACTGCTTGGTCGGGGAGAATCATGTCGTGAAGGTTGCAGACTTTGGCCTGAGCAGGTTGATGACTGGCGACACCTACACTGCCCACGCTGGGGCCAAGTTCCCCATCAAATGGACAGCGCCAGAGAGCCTTGCATACAACACCTTCTCTATCAAGTCTGATGTCTGGGGTGAGTAATGCATGAGCCTATGTTGCCGTTACCTGTTCCTCTCCTTCCCATTTTCTATGTGCTAATGTTTAATCTGCTTCCTTACAGCATTTGGGGTGCTGCTATGGGAAATTGCCACCTATGGCATGTCTCCATACCCTGGAATTGATCTGTCTCAGGTCTATGACCTCCTGGAGAAAGGCTACCGCATGGAACAGCCCGAGGGATGCCCACCTAAAGTCTATGAACTCATGAGAGCCTGTGAGTAGTCGCTACCATACCTGCCCTTTACTTATTCACCAAGGGGTTGCTCCGAAGTGGGAAGACAGCCTGTCCAAGATGCACGTTGTTGTCTTTTGATGCATCCAACTCACAATCCTGTTGTTCGGAAGAATTAAACCGATTTACGAACAATAGTCTGGAagattatttctgttttgtatAGTCTAATTTCTGTATTGTCGTTTAGTAACATGTCTACCTCTCTACCAGGCTGGCAGTGGAGCCCATTGGACAGACCTTCGTTTGCAGAGATCCACCAAGCCTTTGAAACAATGTTCCATGACTCCAGCATCTCTGAAGGTAGAGTAACGCACAGCTTATTGTCAGTCGTTTTGCATTGTTTAAAACCTGCATTGACAAAGCTTGACAAAGCAAACCTGCTTTCTAAAATCTCTGCTTTGATAGAGGTGATCAGAAAGCTTTGCTCAGCAGAGCTGCCTGTTGAGAGGCAGCTAGAAAATGTTATAAAagatgacatttatttttatttattttttggatgAGTACGGAACATTTTCATGTTAATAAATGATTAAACGTATGTTCTAAATCCATTTTGTGACTGCCTTCTAATAGTTTGAGTCTTTCTTTGTGCGTTGCAGAGGTGGCAGAGGAGCTCTGTAAGACGGCCTCCTCCGGTCACTGCGGGCCGCTGCCCCCTCTCAGTCACGACATGCCCCTGTTGCCTTCCAAATCTCGCACCTcccacaagcacacagaaaacAAGGAAAACATTGAAGGTGGACTGGACGGACGATCCGACCACGGCACGCACGGTCACTCAGGTACAGCCAGACATGCCTACCTTTCTTCCATCCGGTCAGACGCACCGCATTATGATTCTGCAGGTACCCCACAGAGTGCCGAGAGTCAACTGCAGCGCCGCCAGGCCTGGTGCCTGAAAAGAAGGGCCCGCTATTTCCCCACCAAGTGACCACTGGTCGTTGCCGGACGTCTGTCGGGCATCTGGCCGATCATCAAAGCGAACCTTGACATAGTCTCCAAACACTGGCCTTGAATTTCAACTGTTTCAACATTTCGTTTCAAGTATTTGTTTATTCCGCCGTGAATCTTAAGTGCTCTTCTCAATGTCGTCCGAGGGTTCAGATGTTATAATAGAAATTATAAAATATTAGTCAGTTTTTCCATTGTGTGTTGTTGGGTCACTTCAAGCCAAACGCAAAtgtattcagtttttttgttttatgtgatAGAATGAATCAATTGCTCATATTCTGTCTTGTCCCTTTTATTAAATTCCCATATTGTCTGTTTGTCTTGTCTCGTTTTAATTTAttgcttatttatttgttttacattgaaaataaaatgttttgtctGTGCGTTTACTCTGTGAGGAAGATTTCTGTCCCTGTCTTTGTCTGCGTTTTTAACTACTTCTACTGTTCGACTTTTATGTGGACCAAATGTTCCATGAACATGACAAATTAACACGTATTAGCTTCCATTAAGctataaatcaaataaatgtcaTTGCTGTGATGGGGCAGAACATTTTACAGTgacattaaaaacagagcaCCACCCATAAAACATCAAGTGTATGTTTGGTGTGAATGAATCCACAAAGCTGCTAACCAGTTTTTACTTCCTCTTCATGTCTAATGCGTTCTACTAAtcttgtttgtatgtgtttatattttcatgCAAATGCTATCAATGAAGAGAGAACCATGCCAAGTAAGGAATGCCGAGTGTGCCGTTTGTGGCCATGTTCCCTTCACATAACCGTTGTAGTTATGAGTTCGGTAaatctttttctcctccccaaGCTGTAATTCACTGTCTGGTTAGCCAACTGTTCGCCTCTCTAGTCATTTACGGACCCAACAGAAGTGTGAACATGTTTCCCTCTTTTGAGCAAAGTTACGCAACAGCCCTCCTTTTAACTGGTTGGGCAGTTTTTGTATGTCATGAGTTATCACCAAGTCCCTAGAATCCATTCATCATCCAATCTTTACAAGAGCAGCTCGTAAATCTTTGAATTACTGTTTGCATGTGCATGACTGGCACAGCCTGAAAACTTTCCATCCCCTCTCCTCAAATGCTTTTTCCTCACTCGAGAGTcccagaggaggaaagaaaagctttgagagcgggaggggagggaatgGTTCATTTTATCACAACATCACACAACTGCAATGACAAATGAGTGACATTAATCTGTAGGCACTCTCAGTGAGACAAAGTCTTCACAGCAGTGTTCTTCATGAATTGGTTTCTTGCAAGCTgttaatgtgttgttgtttttttgctgagtTGAGCCCAGCCTTGTTTCTAACCCTggccccctctccctctctgcaggctGGGCCTCCACACTGCTGGGTGGGGATGGCCGATCAGGCGGCTCCCCGGCTCTGCCCCGAAAACAGCAGCCGCGGGAGAAATCTCCGGGCGGCCTGTTGGAGGACCCGCAGGATGTGGGCACATTTACACGAGACCGCAAGACTGGCTTCTTTAGCTCCTTCATAAAGAAGAAatcgtcttcctcctcatcctcctcttcgccgTCGTCTCAGCTCCAACAGAACCTCCCGACGCCGCCCAAGAGGAGCAGTTCCTTCCGGGAGATGGAAACGCAGCCGCACAAAAAATACGAGCCCACGCCGGATTTCAGCGCTCCTCCTCCCCAGCCCCATTCGGACGGTCTCGggggcttctcctcctcctctccctccccctctcactcCCACGGAGAGCCCGCCCAGCCGCAGGCGCGGTGCTGCGGCGCCGCTTTTGGGCAAAAGCCCTCTGCCGCGGGGTTCGCTTCACAGGTGGCGAGCGGCAGCAGCTGGAGCGGGTTGGCGGGTTTTTTCACCCCCCGACTCATCAAAAGGACCCTGGGGCTACGGACAGGGAAGACTGCCTCCTCGGAGGAGGCGGGGAGCATAGCGGGAGGGCCGAAAGCCTTCCCCAGGTCCAATTCTACCTCCTCAATGGCGTCGGGGCTGCCGGACCTGGAGCGCATGGCTCTGACTTTACCCCGGAACCGCAGTGCGAAACCCCCGCTGGAGAGGACCGCCTCCACCACCTCGCAGCCGGAGAACGGGGGCGGGCGGCCCTCGGAGGCTCTGCTGAGGAGGATGGACGAGGGGACCGCGCAGATCAGGGAAAGGCCCAAAGCCAAGCTGCTGCCCCGAGGTGCCTCCGCCACCGCAGGGGTGAGGGCACCCGGGGtcggaggggaggtgggggactCAGAGAGCCCGCCTCGGGTCAAGGAGGGCAGGGAGGAGGGTGGCGGTGTCCTGGACAGGCAGCAGAGTTGGTCATCTCCCTCTAAGGCCTCTGGCTCGATGGCGTCGTCGGCCCCCGCTGCGGGAGCCCAGACTCACAACCACAAAGTCCCGGTCCTGATCTCCCCCACGCTGAAGCACCACAGCCCGGCTGACGTGCACCTGGTGGGGCTGGACTCTCAGGGGAACCGCTTCAGACTGCTGTCCGAGCACCAAGCGGAGCGGGATCGGCCGCGGCTCGTAAAACCCAAgtgcgcccccccgccccctcccaccctgcGCAGCCTGCAGCAGGCGTACAGCGGCGACGGGGAGGAGCAGGTGGGAGGAGCGCCCGCGGAAGTGAACGGAGACTCGCTGAGAGGTCACAGGTCGTTGAGAATGTCCGGCGGAGCAGCGACGGGCCGACCGGCGGTGCCACCGCCGCAAGTGCCTCCCGTCACGTCCTCTTCCTTTTCCCCGTCCTGCCCCGGCAACGCCAATCCGACTCCCATCAAAATGGGCAACGGAGCCGCCGTCACCGCggccgcctccttctcctcctcctcctcctcctcttcgcacGCAGCGCCGTCCGCCGGTTCCAAAGTGGCCCTGCGGCGGACCAGGCAGCAGGCGGAGAGGGCCCCCCTGGAGCGGGCCAACCGCATGGCCCTGCTGGAGTGTGCCGAGTGCCTGAGCAGCGCCCTCCACGCCAGCTCCGAGAGCCCCTCCAGCagccaggtgctggacgccgGCCACCAGCTGCTAGA
This Gasterosteus aculeatus chromosome 8, fGasAcu3.hap1.1, whole genome shotgun sequence DNA region includes the following protein-coding sequences:
- the abl2 gene encoding tyrosine-protein kinase ABL2 isoform X3, with the translated sequence MLLRCLQASSSFEDDWTALSSRQRHTGFRQAQQTGPTEAVRWSSKENLLGAAESDPNLFVALYDFVASGDNTLSITKGEKLRVLGYNQNGEWSEVRSKNGQGWVPSNYITPVNSLEKHSWYHGPVSRSAAEYLLSSLINGSFLVRESESSPGQLSISLRYEGRVYHYRINTSSDGKVYVTSESRFATLAELVHHHSTVADGLVTTLHYPAPKCNKPTVYGVSPIHDKWEMERTDITMKHKLGGGQYGEVYVGVWKKYNLTVAVKTLKEDTMEVEEFLKEAAVMKEVKHPNLVQLLGVCTLEPPFYIVTEYMPHGNLLDYLRDCDKEEVNAVVLLYMATQISSAMEYLEKKNFIHRDLAARNCLVGENHVVKVADFGLSRLMTGDTYTAHAGAKFPIKWTAPESLAYNTFSIKSDVWAFGVLLWEIATYGMSPYPGIDLSQVYDLLEKGYRMEQPEGCPPKVYELMRACWQWSPLDRPSFAEIHQAFETMFHDSSISEEVAEELCKTASSGHCGPLPPLSHDMPLLPSKSRTSHKHTENKENIEGGLDGRSDHGTHGHSERTMPSWASTLLGGDGRSGGSPALPRKQQPREKSPGGLLEDPQDVGTFTRDRKTGFFSSFIKKKSSSSSSSSSPSSQLQQNLPTPPKRSSSFREMETQPHKKYEPTPDFSAPPPQPHSDGLGGFSSSSPSPSHSHGEPAQPQARCCGAAFGQKPSAAGFASQVASGSSWSGLAGFFTPRLIKRTLGLRTGKTASSEEAGSIAGGPKAFPRSNSTSSMASGLPDLERMALTLPRNRSAKPPLERTASTTSQPENGGGRPSEALLRRMDEGTAQIRERPKAKLLPRGASATAGVRAPGVGGEVGDSESPPRVKEGREEGGGVLDRQQSWSSPSKASGSMASSAPAAGAQTHNHKVPVLISPTLKHHSPADVHLVGLDSQGNRFRLLSEHQAERDRPRLVKPKCAPPPPPTLRSLQQAYSGDGEEQVGGAPAEVNGDSLRGHRSLRMSGGAATGRPAVPPPQVPPVTSSSFSPSCPGNANPTPIKMGNGAAVTAAASFSSSSSSSSHAAPSAGSKVALRRTRQQAERAPLERANRMALLECAECLSSALHASSESPSSSQVLDAGHQLLDYCSGYVDCIPQTRNKFAFREAVGKLELSLQELRASSCGGGVLGGVGPPTVQDNLHSCIKEISDLVQR
- the abl2 gene encoding tyrosine-protein kinase ABL2 isoform X1, with product MGQQVGRVGESTSTGLQPPQPHASQPHQAKGNRGSAAGRRPREPGSSTGTPPGRTAAVNVPDPSINVFTLHSEAVRWSSKENLLGAAESDPNLFVALYDFVASGDNTLSITKGEKLRVLGYNQNGEWSEVRSKNGQGWVPSNYITPVNSLEKHSWYHGPVSRSAAEYLLSSLINGSFLVRESESSPGQLSISLRYEGRVYHYRINTSSDGKVYVTSESRFATLAELVHHHSTVADGLVTTLHYPAPKCNKPTVYGVSPIHDKWEMERTDITMKHKLGGGQYGEVYVGVWKKYNLTVAVKTLKEDTMEVEEFLKEAAVMKEVKHPNLVQLLGVCTLEPPFYIVTEYMPHGNLLDYLRDCDKEEVNAVVLLYMATQISSAMEYLEKKNFIHRDLAARNCLVGENHVVKVADFGLSRLMTGDTYTAHAGAKFPIKWTAPESLAYNTFSIKSDVWAFGVLLWEIATYGMSPYPGIDLSQVYDLLEKGYRMEQPEGCPPKVYELMRACWQWSPLDRPSFAEIHQAFETMFHDSSISEEVAEELCKTASSGHCGPLPPLSHDMPLLPSKSRTSHKHTENKENIEGGLDGRSDHGTHGHSERTMPSWASTLLGGDGRSGGSPALPRKQQPREKSPGGLLEDPQDVGTFTRDRKTGFFSSFIKKKSSSSSSSSSPSSQLQQNLPTPPKRSSSFREMETQPHKKYEPTPDFSAPPPQPHSDGLGGFSSSSPSPSHSHGEPAQPQARCCGAAFGQKPSAAGFASQVASGSSWSGLAGFFTPRLIKRTLGLRTGKTASSEEAGSIAGGPKAFPRSNSTSSMASGLPDLERMALTLPRNRSAKPPLERTASTTSQPENGGGRPSEALLRRMDEGTAQIRERPKAKLLPRGASATAGVRAPGVGGEVGDSESPPRVKEGREEGGGVLDRQQSWSSPSKASGSMASSAPAAGAQTHNHKVPVLISPTLKHHSPADVHLVGLDSQGNRFRLLSEHQAERDRPRLVKPKCAPPPPPTLRSLQQAYSGDGEEQVGGAPAEVNGDSLRGHRSLRMSGGAATGRPAVPPPQVPPVTSSSFSPSCPGNANPTPIKMGNGAAVTAAASFSSSSSSSSHAAPSAGSKVALRRTRQQAERAPLERANRMALLECAECLSSALHASSESPSSSQVLDAGHQLLDYCSGYVDCIPQTRNKFAFREAVGKLELSLQELRASSCGGGVLGGVGPPTVQDNLHSCIKEISDLVQR
- the abl2 gene encoding tyrosine-protein kinase ABL2 isoform X2; translation: MGQQVGRVGESTSTGLQPPQPHASQPHQAKGNRGSAAGRRPREPGSSTGTPPGRTAAVNVPDPSINVFTLHSEAVRWSSKENLLGAAESDPNLFVALYDFVASGDNTLSITKGEKLRVLGYNQNGEWSEVRSKNGQGWVPSNYITPVNSLEKHSWYHGPVSRSAAEYLLSSLINGSFLVRESESSPGQLSISLRYEGRVYHYRINTSSDGKVYVTSESRFATLAELVHHHSTVADGLVTTLHYPAPKCNKPTVYGVSPIHDKWEMERTDITMKHKLGGGQYGEVYVGVWKKYNLTVAVKTLKEDTMEVEEFLKEAAVMKEVKHPNLVQLLGVCTLEPPFYIVTEYMPHGNLLDYLRDCDKEEVNAVVLLYMATQISSAMEYLEKKNFIHRDLAARNCLVGENHVVKVADFGLSRLMTGDTYTAHAGAKFPIKWTAPESLAYNTFSIKSDVWAFGVLLWEIATYGMSPYPGIDLSQVYDLLEKGYRMEQPEGCPPKVYELMRACWQWSPLDRPSFAEIHQAFETMFHDSSISEEVAEELCKTASSGHCGPLPPLSHDMPLLPSKSRTSHKHTENKENIEGGLDGRSDHGTHGHSGWASTLLGGDGRSGGSPALPRKQQPREKSPGGLLEDPQDVGTFTRDRKTGFFSSFIKKKSSSSSSSSSPSSQLQQNLPTPPKRSSSFREMETQPHKKYEPTPDFSAPPPQPHSDGLGGFSSSSPSPSHSHGEPAQPQARCCGAAFGQKPSAAGFASQVASGSSWSGLAGFFTPRLIKRTLGLRTGKTASSEEAGSIAGGPKAFPRSNSTSSMASGLPDLERMALTLPRNRSAKPPLERTASTTSQPENGGGRPSEALLRRMDEGTAQIRERPKAKLLPRGASATAGVRAPGVGGEVGDSESPPRVKEGREEGGGVLDRQQSWSSPSKASGSMASSAPAAGAQTHNHKVPVLISPTLKHHSPADVHLVGLDSQGNRFRLLSEHQAERDRPRLVKPKCAPPPPPTLRSLQQAYSGDGEEQVGGAPAEVNGDSLRGHRSLRMSGGAATGRPAVPPPQVPPVTSSSFSPSCPGNANPTPIKMGNGAAVTAAASFSSSSSSSSHAAPSAGSKVALRRTRQQAERAPLERANRMALLECAECLSSALHASSESPSSSQVLDAGHQLLDYCSGYVDCIPQTRNKFAFREAVGKLELSLQELRASSCGGGVLGGVGPPTVQDNLHSCIKEISDLVQR